A segment of the Parcubacteria group bacterium ADurb.Bin159 genome:
TTGTTGAAGTTAATCCTGAAGAATTAAAACCGTTTTTGTCTCAAGCGGCTTTTAATGTTTCTTTAGAGCATAAAATTCCCGGATTTAGACAAGGAAAGGTTCCTTTTGAAATACTTAAAGAAAAGATAGGACTATCCCCTCTTTGGCAAGAAGCAGGGACCCTCTTTATTAAAGCTGAATATAACAAGATTTTAGAAAAAACAAAACTTAATCCTATAGATTATCCCAAGATAGAAATTTTAAATGTTGCCCCTGACCAGCCTTTTATCTTTCGTTTAACATTAATTTGCTTACCCAAAATTTTATCTTTAGATTATTCAAATATAAAAATAGAAAGTGCGGAGCCAATAAAAGTAGAAGAGAAAGAAATAGAAAAAATTTTTAAAAATTTACAATTTTCAAAAAGGAAAGAATCAATTGCTGATAGACCCGCTCAATTATCTGACAGAGTAGAAGTAGATTTATTTTTAAGCTTTAAAGGAGTCCCTTTAGAAGACGGACAAGTTAAAAACTTTTCTCTTTTTTTGGGCGAAGATTATTATATCCCTGGATTTTCAGAAAATTTAATTGGGTTAAGGCCCAATGAAACAAAGACGTTTTCTCTTAAATATCCAGAAGATCATATAGATAAAAAATTAGCCGGGAAAACAATAGACTTTAAAGTTAAAATAAATAATATTTATTCTATTGATTTGCCTCCAGTTAACGATGAATTTGCTCAAGGTTTCGGGTTTAAAAATTTAGAAGAAATGAAAAATCGGATAAAAGATAATTTAGAAAAAGAAGCGTTAGCTAAAAAGGAGCAAGAAATAGAAATAAAAATTTTTGACGAGTTACTTAAAAAAGCAGAGATAGAAGAGATTTCGGATATTTTAATTGATAGAGAATTGGACAAGATGATAGAAGAATTAAAAAATGCTATAGAAAGAGAAAATGATTATTCTTCTGGAGGAAAGATGGTAATTAATTTTGATGATTATCTTAAATCTATAAAAAAAACAGAAAGAGAATTAAGAGATGAGTTAAGGACAAAGGCAGAAGAGAGAATTAAAATATCTTTAATTATTCAAGAAATAGCCC
Coding sequences within it:
- the tig gene encoding Trigger factor, yielding MEIKRQKLGHSQEQLIVEVNPEELKPFLSQAAFNVSLEHKIPGFRQGKVPFEILKEKIGLSPLWQEAGTLFIKAEYNKILEKTKLNPIDYPKIEILNVAPDQPFIFRLTLICLPKILSLDYSNIKIESAEPIKVEEKEIEKIFKNLQFSKRKESIADRPAQLSDRVEVDLFLSFKGVPLEDGQVKNFSLFLGEDYYIPGFSENLIGLRPNETKTFSLKYPEDHIDKKLAGKTIDFKVKINNIYSIDLPPVNDEFAQGFGFKNLEEMKNRIKDNLEKEALAKKEQEIEIKIFDELLKKAEIEEISDILIDRELDKMIEELKNAIERENDYSSGGKMVINFDDYLKSIKKTERELRDELRTKAEERIKISLIIQEIAQREKISPSPEEIEEEIKKIAELEKDSKKAREQLNTEAVKNYIKNLLINRKVIDRFKK